From the genome of Blautia pseudococcoides, one region includes:
- a CDS encoding glycoside hydrolase family 31 protein codes for MSFFTQGESYIEYRNAGETLRIMAWGENSLRVVSMPSGPLDLSSSALKEQAPKNTQIRSDEETATITNGKISALIDTRGWNSAAVVTFFNDKKEILLKEMDGGGALNRKARKFSPYMGGDFRLKVTFEANKNEKIYGMGQYQQDILDLKGCNIELAHRNSQASIPFYVSSKGYGFFWHNPAIGSVSFGKNVTEWRADSTKKMDYWITAGSTPAQIESQYSQVTGRAPMMPECGLGFWQCKLRYHNQEQVLSVAREYHRRGIPVDVFVVDYYHWPRCGDYRFDEDFFPDPKAMAEELRSYGMELMVSVWPQIDWRSENFNEMRQKGLLVQTEHGLNVQMDFQGNNVFYDATNPEAREYVWNKCKKNYAENGIKLFWLDEAEPEFTTYDYENYRYYAGSVMQQGNIYPREYARGFYEGQKENGQEEVLNLVRCAWAGSQQYGALIWSGDIHSTYQDFRNQIVAGLQMGLSGIPWWTTDIGGFHGGNIYDKDFQELLVRWFQFGAFCPVMRLHGCRLPRTPLYKTNGEETEGTGADNEIWSYGEENYQIMKKFIEIREMMRDYTRSLMAETHTTGAPVMRTMFYEFPEDLNTWELDTQYMYGPDILAAPIVKPHAFQRKVYLPEGSTWTNAHTGEILNGGQWTEAEAPITSMPVFLRDGRQEYLIKNI; via the coding sequence ATGTCATTCTTTACCCAAGGCGAAAGCTATATTGAATACCGCAATGCAGGCGAAACGCTCCGTATTATGGCATGGGGCGAAAACAGCCTGAGAGTCGTTTCCATGCCCTCCGGTCCGCTGGACCTTTCAAGCAGTGCCCTGAAAGAGCAGGCACCAAAAAATACACAGATCCGGTCAGATGAGGAGACCGCCACGATCACAAACGGAAAGATCTCAGCCCTCATTGACACCAGAGGCTGGAACAGCGCTGCGGTTGTGACTTTCTTTAATGACAAAAAAGAAATACTGCTTAAGGAGATGGACGGCGGCGGTGCCCTGAACCGCAAGGCCCGGAAATTCTCCCCTTACATGGGCGGTGATTTCCGTCTGAAGGTCACCTTTGAGGCCAATAAAAATGAGAAGATTTACGGCATGGGCCAGTATCAGCAGGACATCCTGGATCTGAAGGGCTGCAACATTGAGCTGGCTCACCGGAATTCCCAGGCCTCCATCCCCTTCTATGTATCAAGCAAAGGTTACGGCTTTTTCTGGCATAATCCCGCCATCGGAAGCGTATCCTTCGGCAAAAATGTGACGGAGTGGAGAGCTGACAGCACGAAAAAGATGGACTACTGGATCACAGCAGGCAGCACACCTGCCCAGATTGAATCCCAGTACAGCCAGGTGACAGGAAGGGCACCCATGATGCCCGAATGCGGGCTGGGCTTCTGGCAGTGCAAGCTGCGCTACCACAACCAGGAACAAGTGTTGTCCGTTGCCAGAGAGTATCACCGCCGCGGCATTCCCGTGGACGTTTTTGTAGTGGACTATTATCACTGGCCGCGCTGCGGTGATTACCGCTTTGACGAGGATTTCTTCCCTGATCCCAAGGCTATGGCCGAGGAGCTGCGGTCATATGGCATGGAGCTTATGGTGTCCGTATGGCCCCAGATTGACTGGCGCAGTGAGAATTTTAATGAGATGCGCCAGAAAGGGCTTCTTGTCCAGACAGAACACGGCCTGAACGTGCAGATGGATTTCCAGGGCAACAATGTATTCTATGATGCCACCAACCCGGAAGCCAGAGAATATGTCTGGAATAAATGCAAAAAGAATTATGCGGAAAATGGGATCAAGCTTTTCTGGCTGGATGAAGCGGAGCCGGAGTTCACCACCTATGATTACGAAAACTACCGTTATTATGCCGGAAGTGTTATGCAGCAGGGAAACATTTATCCCCGTGAATACGCCCGCGGTTTCTATGAAGGCCAGAAGGAAAACGGGCAGGAGGAGGTCCTGAACCTGGTGCGCTGTGCCTGGGCAGGAAGCCAGCAGTACGGAGCTTTGATCTGGTCAGGGGACATTCACTCCACTTATCAGGATTTCCGCAATCAAATCGTGGCAGGCCTGCAGATGGGTCTTTCCGGGATCCCCTGGTGGACCACAGATATCGGAGGCTTCCATGGCGGCAATATTTATGACAAGGACTTCCAGGAACTGCTGGTCCGCTGGTTCCAGTTCGGCGCCTTCTGCCCGGTTATGCGTCTTCACGGATGCCGCCTTCCGCGCACGCCTCTCTACAAAACAAACGGGGAGGAGACAGAAGGCACAGGCGCTGACAATGAGATCTGGAGCTATGGGGAAGAAAATTACCAGATCATGAAGAAGTTCATTGAGATCCGTGAGATGATGCGGGATTATACCAGAAGCCTTATGGCAGAGACTCACACAACGGGCGCTCCGGTCATGCGTACTATGTTCTACGAATTCCCGGAGGATCTAAATACCTGGGAACTGGATACCCAATATATGTACGGCCCGGACATTCTCGCCGCCCCCATTGTTAAACCGCATGCCTTCCAAAGAAAAGTCTATCTTCCTGAGGGAAGCACCTGGACCAATGCCCATACAGGTGAAATCTTAAACGGCGGACAGTGGACAGAAGCAGAGGCTCCTATTACATCCATGCCTGTATTTTTAAGGGACGGCAGACAGGAATACCTGATCAAAAATATTTAA
- a CDS encoding AraC family transcriptional regulator, with amino-acid sequence MKIHPAVNDNLKERAAHGSHKFPLQVYQDMEYCENGLILYNHWHEEAEILFVTDGIMELVVDGISILAGKDTVVLIPPNQLHVAYQYRSQKCRFSSIVFHPDFISSKNQDTIQAEQLNPFLENSFISSYVIYGTDLKCEAVQHLLKELTKNYFACTPYRELLIKGYLYQILFHLLIKEEKHNVKSTSDYINEERKKKILRYIDENYQNPLSLDALAGSVSLSREQFCRFFKKSFRSTPISYLNRYRLNRSMTLLRETSLPVIDIAIAVGFDSSNYFAISFRKATGMTPSQFRNMT; translated from the coding sequence ATGAAGATCCATCCGGCCGTTAATGACAACTTAAAGGAACGGGCAGCCCACGGAAGCCACAAGTTTCCCCTTCAGGTATACCAGGACATGGAATACTGCGAAAACGGACTGATCCTTTACAATCACTGGCACGAGGAGGCGGAGATCCTTTTTGTGACAGACGGCATAATGGAACTGGTGGTAGACGGGATTTCTATTCTTGCGGGAAAAGATACCGTTGTCCTCATTCCTCCCAACCAGCTTCATGTTGCCTATCAGTACCGCAGCCAAAAATGCCGATTTTCTTCCATTGTGTTTCATCCCGACTTTATTTCCAGCAAAAATCAGGACACCATCCAGGCTGAACAGCTGAATCCCTTCCTTGAAAACAGTTTTATCTCCTCCTATGTCATATATGGCACGGATTTAAAGTGTGAAGCCGTACAACATCTGCTAAAGGAACTGACAAAGAACTATTTTGCCTGCACCCCCTACCGGGAGCTGCTGATCAAGGGATACCTTTACCAGATTTTATTTCATCTCCTGATCAAAGAGGAAAAACACAATGTGAAGTCCACATCTGACTACATTAATGAGGAACGGAAAAAGAAGATCTTACGTTACATTGATGAAAACTACCAAAACCCCTTAAGCCTTGACGCCCTTGCCGGATCTGTTTCCCTTAGCAGGGAACAGTTCTGCCGTTTTTTCAAGAAATCCTTCCGCTCCACTCCCATATCCTACCTGAACCGCTACCGCCTGAACCGCTCCATGACCCTGTTAAGAGAGACCAGCCTTCCGGTCATTGATATTGCAATCGCCGTGGGTTTTGACAGCAGTAATTACTTTGCCATCTCTTTCAGAAAAGCAACGGGGATGACTCCCAGCCAGTTCAGAAATATGACATGA
- a CDS encoding threonine aldolase family protein, whose product MYSFQNDYSEGAHPNILRALETINYHQNNSYGLDEHSDNARELIQEALEDYSVDIHFIAGGTLTNLTFISHILRPYEAVLSADTGHINTHETGAIEATGHKVFSIPADDGKLTPDLIRPVLKLHENEHWVEPRLVYISNPTEVGTVYTKEELEALYTFCKRHGLYLYMDGARLSMAMAVEETHLTFPDLPDLCDAFYIGGTKVGAMFGEALVIVKEEFKDHFRFNMKQHGAILAKGWMMGVQFEELFKDGLYLELGRKGVAMAQVLKDVFEKTGIPLLAPAPSNQVFPVFPDALAEAVTERFLTTFQCKPDPEHTCLRFCTSWATSEEAVRDFVSEFEDLASKFNR is encoded by the coding sequence ATGTATAGTTTTCAGAATGATTACAGTGAAGGAGCGCATCCAAACATACTCAGGGCGCTGGAAACCATCAATTATCACCAGAACAATTCATACGGACTGGATGAGCACAGTGACAACGCAAGGGAATTGATTCAGGAAGCACTTGAAGATTACAGCGTGGACATTCACTTCATCGCCGGTGGGACTCTCACAAACCTGACTTTTATCTCTCACATTCTGCGGCCTTATGAAGCTGTTTTAAGTGCTGATACCGGTCATATCAACACACATGAGACCGGAGCCATTGAAGCTACGGGACATAAGGTTTTTTCCATTCCCGCAGATGACGGAAAACTGACACCGGACCTGATCCGTCCTGTCTTAAAACTGCATGAAAATGAACACTGGGTGGAACCCCGCCTGGTTTATATATCTAATCCCACAGAAGTGGGAACTGTCTACACCAAAGAAGAGCTGGAAGCTCTGTATACCTTCTGCAAACGTCACGGCCTGTATCTGTATATGGACGGTGCACGCCTTTCCATGGCAATGGCTGTGGAGGAGACACATCTGACCTTCCCGGACCTGCCGGATCTGTGTGATGCCTTTTACATCGGCGGAACCAAAGTGGGGGCCATGTTCGGAGAAGCTCTGGTCATTGTAAAAGAAGAATTTAAGGACCATTTCCGGTTTAATATGAAACAGCACGGAGCCATCCTTGCAAAAGGCTGGATGATGGGCGTTCAGTTTGAGGAACTGTTTAAGGACGGGCTGTATCTGGAGCTTGGCCGAAAGGGCGTTGCCATGGCCCAGGTCCTGAAGGATGTGTTTGAAAAAACCGGCATTCCCCTTCTGGCACCTGCACCTTCTAACCAGGTATTTCCTGTTTTCCCGGATGCCTTGGCGGAGGCTGTCACTGAAAGATTCCTGACTACCTTCCAGTGCAAGCCTGACCCGGAACACACCTGCCTGAGATTCTGTACTTCCTGGGCGACCAGTGAGGAGGCTGTCAGAGATTTTGTATCTGAATTTGAGGATTTGGCCTCCAAATTCAACAGATAA
- a CDS encoding acetamidase/formamidase family protein has protein sequence MKKLNRDHVVYTMSRQHAPVLTIKDGETVTVHTYDCFRDRLVPKDSSFDSLRFDELNPATGPIFVDGAEPGDTLKVEILRISLADMGVTEIDPDFGCLARLVKAPAFKRLPIEDGKIRFSSRLSLDQKPMIGVIGVAPADREIPTDTPDTHGGNMDCTQIKEGASVYFPVSVRGALLSLGDLHACMGDGEIGGCGVETAGEVTLKLTVIPGCQKPYPVVVTDSRVMAVASCKTVDQAWEKAVEYLHDYMVTETELTSDEAIMLQSIAADLSICQTVNPNKTVRMSIPLRYLEAYGYRQK, from the coding sequence ATGAAAAAGCTAAACCGGGACCATGTGGTCTATACCATGAGCAGACAACATGCTCCTGTTCTCACCATAAAAGACGGTGAAACCGTTACTGTACATACCTATGACTGTTTCCGGGACAGGCTGGTCCCAAAAGACAGTTCCTTCGACTCTCTGCGCTTTGATGAACTAAATCCTGCAACAGGCCCCATTTTCGTGGACGGGGCAGAGCCGGGGGATACCCTGAAGGTGGAAATACTGCGGATTTCCCTGGCTGATATGGGCGTTACGGAGATTGATCCGGACTTTGGCTGCCTTGCCCGCCTGGTAAAAGCCCCTGCCTTTAAACGTCTCCCCATTGAAGACGGGAAAATCCGCTTCAGCTCCCGGCTTTCCCTGGACCAAAAGCCTATGATCGGAGTCATCGGTGTGGCTCCCGCGGACCGTGAAATCCCCACGGATACGCCGGACACGCACGGGGGCAACATGGACTGCACCCAGATCAAAGAGGGTGCAAGTGTCTATTTTCCCGTATCTGTACGGGGCGCGCTTCTGTCCCTGGGTGACCTGCACGCCTGTATGGGGGACGGGGAGATCGGTGGGTGCGGTGTGGAGACTGCAGGTGAGGTGACCTTAAAGCTCACTGTGATTCCCGGCTGCCAGAAGCCCTATCCGGTTGTGGTCACAGACAGCCGGGTCATGGCTGTGGCTTCCTGTAAAACAGTGGACCAGGCCTGGGAAAAGGCAGTGGAGTACCTGCATGATTATATGGTGACTGAGACGGAGCTGACCTCTGATGAGGCCATTATGCTGCAGTCCATTGCCGCTGACCTGTCTATCTGCCAGACGGTAAATCCAAATAAAACGGTGCGCATGTCTATCCCTCTGCGGTATCTGGAAGCATACGGCTACCGTCAGAAATAA
- a CDS encoding Na+/H+ antiporter NhaC family protein → MNAKKKVKKEPTLLLALTPVVLTVIILIFSVSVLQVDVQVPLILGTCITAFIAIVFMGYTWQDLEDGAVESLKSIMQAVLLLIIIGATIGTWIVGGIVPALVYYGLQILTPAFFLAACMILCSIVSLAAGGSWATVGTIGIALVGIAKGLDIPVGLAGGAIISGAYFGDKMSPLSDTTNLAAAIAGAKLTDHIKHIKE, encoded by the coding sequence ATGAACGCAAAAAAGAAAGTAAAGAAAGAGCCTACCCTGCTTCTGGCCCTGACCCCGGTGGTGCTGACTGTCATCATCCTGATCTTTTCCGTATCTGTGCTTCAGGTGGATGTACAGGTCCCGCTTATTCTGGGTACCTGTATCACTGCCTTTATCGCTATCGTATTTATGGGTTATACCTGGCAGGATCTGGAGGACGGCGCTGTGGAATCCCTGAAGAGTATCATGCAGGCTGTCCTGCTGCTGATCATCATCGGTGCCACCATAGGAACCTGGATCGTGGGCGGTATTGTCCCTGCTCTGGTATATTACGGGCTGCAGATCCTTACCCCTGCCTTTTTCCTGGCTGCCTGCATGATCCTGTGCAGTATTGTCTCCCTGGCCGCAGGCGGTTCCTGGGCCACTGTGGGAACTATCGGCATTGCGCTTGTGGGAATCGCCAAAGGTCTGGATATCCCTGTGGGTCTGGCTGGAGGCGCCATCATTTCCGGCGCCTACTTCGGAGATAAAATGTCTCCCCTCTCTGACACCACGAACCTGGCTGCTGCCATCGCGGGGGCCAAGCTTACAGACCACATCAAGCATATAAAAGAATAA
- a CDS encoding response regulator transcription factor has protein sequence MSKLLIVEDDRDLLEGLAFSMESEGYEVICASAMEEGLKKFRESSPDFIILDCNLPDGTGYGFCREVRRNSQVPVLMLTARDTEMDEVQALETGADDYMSKPFSLAVLKTRIKKQLKRKDVELTQFSNGFYIDRGTCRVLRGDREISLSTVEYRLLTYLIDNRGRIVSKEQILAYVWDREGRFVDENAVSVNIRRLRRKIEEDPDNPVFIRNIRGMGYMWKET, from the coding sequence ATGAGTAAATTATTGATCGTGGAGGATGACCGGGACCTGCTGGAGGGACTGGCATTTTCTATGGAGAGTGAGGGATATGAGGTTATTTGTGCATCCGCAATGGAGGAGGGCCTGAAAAAGTTCCGGGAATCATCTCCGGATTTTATCATATTAGACTGTAATCTGCCCGATGGAACCGGCTACGGGTTTTGCCGTGAAGTCAGGAGAAACAGTCAGGTTCCGGTACTGATGCTGACTGCCAGAGACACGGAGATGGATGAGGTGCAGGCTCTGGAGACGGGAGCGGACGATTATATGTCAAAGCCCTTTTCCCTGGCAGTTTTAAAAACCAGGATCAAGAAGCAGTTAAAGCGTAAGGATGTGGAATTGACCCAGTTTTCCAATGGGTTTTATATAGACAGGGGAACCTGCCGTGTGCTGCGCGGTGACAGGGAGATATCTTTAAGTACAGTGGAGTACAGGCTTCTCACCTACCTGATAGATAACAGAGGCCGGATCGTCAGCAAGGAACAGATCTTAGCCTACGTCTGGGACAGGGAAGGCCGTTTTGTGGACGAGAACGCAGTATCCGTAAATATCCGCCGCCTTCGCAGGAAAATAGAAGAAGACCCGGATAACCCTGTATTTATCAGGAATATCCGCGGCATGGGATATATGTGGAAGGAGACGTGA
- a CDS encoding sensor histidine kinase, with amino-acid sequence MEAVFLGIAVLCTGFALWERHRSRVMYREIDRMMDEILSAEPVTISDLKEGPLSALSYKARRLQERQNLEVSGASREKEQVKMLVSNMSHQLKTPLANVRMYGEILENQELSEEQRRHFFGKLRRQTEKIQWVLTSLLKMVRLEQDVITFEGKDADIKPTLLQAVNSIYEKADKKQIQIQVEKFPSLYLWHNPSWTAEALENLLENAVKYSPSGSTITIRVKPYEMYSELQITDQGAGIDKAEETEIFKRFYRSPKASEEEGSGIGLYLVKLILEKEKGYVTVDSQPGHGSTFSVFLQNCK; translated from the coding sequence ATGGAGGCAGTATTTCTGGGGATTGCTGTTTTATGTACCGGCTTTGCCCTTTGGGAACGGCACAGATCCAGGGTAATGTACCGGGAGATTGACCGGATGATGGACGAAATTTTAAGTGCAGAGCCGGTCACGATCTCGGATTTAAAGGAGGGGCCTTTGTCTGCCTTATCGTATAAAGCAAGAAGGCTGCAGGAGCGGCAGAATCTGGAAGTGTCAGGGGCAAGCCGGGAAAAGGAACAGGTCAAGATGCTGGTTTCCAATATGTCCCACCAGTTAAAAACGCCTCTTGCCAATGTGAGGATGTACGGCGAAATACTGGAAAACCAGGAACTTTCCGAAGAACAGAGGAGACATTTTTTCGGGAAGCTGCGCCGACAGACAGAGAAAATACAGTGGGTGCTCACTTCCCTTCTGAAAATGGTGCGTCTGGAACAGGATGTCATCACCTTTGAGGGGAAGGATGCAGATATAAAGCCCACACTTTTGCAGGCAGTGAACAGCATATATGAAAAGGCGGATAAAAAGCAGATACAAATTCAGGTGGAGAAGTTTCCCTCCTTATATCTGTGGCATAATCCATCCTGGACAGCCGAAGCGCTGGAAAACCTTCTGGAAAATGCAGTAAAATATTCACCGTCCGGCAGCACTATCACCATCCGTGTAAAGCCGTACGAGATGTACAGTGAACTGCAGATAACTGACCAGGGAGCAGGGATAGACAAAGCGGAAGAGACAGAGATCTTCAAACGTTTTTACAGAAGCCCGAAGGCATCGGAGGAAGAAGGCTCGGGCATTGGCCTGTATCTTGTGAAACTGATCCTGGAAAAGGAAAAGGGATATGTAACAGTAGATTCACAGCCGGGGCATGGGAGTACCTTCAGCGTATTCTTACAGAACTGTAAGTGA
- a CDS encoding ABC transporter ATP-binding protein has protein sequence MILQVKDVTKIYGQGENAVKALNGITLEIEQGEFAALVGTSGSGKSTLLNLIGGLDVPTKGEITIRDREIQSLKRGELTVFRRRNIGFVFQNYSLMPVLNVYDNVTLPVTFDKGKHVDHRYIEELLKNLGLWEKRKKYPDELSGGQQQRVAIARALANKPAVILADEPTGNLDSKTTMDVMGVLKASSDKYHQTILMVTHNEAIAQTCDRIIRIEDGRVYERGGAWG, from the coding sequence ATGATTTTACAGGTAAAAGATGTGACTAAGATTTACGGTCAGGGTGAGAACGCGGTAAAGGCCTTGAATGGGATCACACTGGAAATAGAGCAGGGAGAATTTGCTGCTTTGGTGGGAACCTCCGGTTCCGGGAAGAGTACGCTTTTGAATCTGATCGGGGGTCTGGATGTTCCCACCAAGGGGGAAATAACCATCAGAGACAGGGAGATCCAGAGCCTGAAGCGCGGGGAGCTGACTGTTTTCCGAAGAAGAAATATAGGGTTTGTATTTCAGAATTACAGTCTGATGCCCGTCTTAAATGTATATGACAATGTCACTCTGCCCGTCACCTTTGACAAGGGAAAGCATGTGGACCACCGGTATATAGAAGAACTTTTAAAGAATCTGGGACTCTGGGAAAAGAGGAAAAAATACCCGGATGAGCTTTCCGGAGGGCAGCAGCAGAGGGTGGCCATAGCCAGAGCCTTAGCCAATAAGCCTGCCGTTATCCTGGCAGATGAACCCACCGGAAACCTGGATTCCAAGACCACTATGGATGTCATGGGGGTTCTGAAAGCCAGCAGTGACAAGTACCACCAGACCATACTAATGGTGACTCACAACGAAGCCATTGCCCAGACCTGTGACCGCATTATCCGTATTGAGGACGGAAGGGTTTATGAGAGAGGCGGTGCATGGGGATGA
- a CDS encoding ABC transporter permease: MGMRTAAKLARQYSRYYLRQTLSIFFSILLSMSLLGGISSLIYSGRSSSREKARETEGDWHYYVDADQELRDEIDRHPKEKGYELKRIGHMETKAVIGEPYVISLIYGDRNYMDIMGRTLEEGEYPGRQDEIALDTYTIRNLQVEKKLGTQVTLGEKTYTLCGIVKSRPANSGEEMMAFVSEDTPSEAEGTRLYLRFDEEKKVYKQLEALMDHFKIPSEKLKRNNGLTAYVEGTIPMAFAYIIKTGLSLPEGKFTYILSSILRDNPGKNGNVISVVLILFSLFIIYSIYRISLQKRISQYGVLNVLGIGGIRLFQMMFLELWGIFLIGYPAGSLLGNLAAKALYSRFSRVFTGEGTVPGSFMTDMDSLVKNFVALSVLLVLVSITLCRKLVKMNLMEILRKNPARKRSRKIYSLKTENMPEVLTEKFMLERKGVFVGILFSLSLGGIIFLGTSYMTANTKANNTLTMKADDGLGSDMLLYEESNDLSMVIPEDTADRLKKIRGITKVLPTSYLLGEIPVKRQDFKWLTYYPEIGVKYEPECAERINQRNMELYGGRAVEDANGDFRLKTNVYGYEPEMIRKLSDYLLEGTIDPEALEKENAVILQTIMDGQGNYDGLKIRPGDTITLKVPKDQEVPEEVYKFQSGEEWYREKEFKVAALVNRTMAKTDFYIGEGPDSPSLIFTNKQMKDNFGVRGYQIIGMDKASASRSYGVEKQVREAVSSVPRCVLKDYTADIARENTFLKQKMLFFYGVGVILLIISVLHIMNSISSMVLSRRHEFGILRAMGISDRGYMWMMLKEALRYGIYASLVMGAGYVLVRRFLLYLMQKVYLFVLPKEEVSVWLILGLTAVNVLLSMAAVAMPVRAVLKDSVVEEIRR, encoded by the coding sequence ATGGGGATGAGGACAGCCGCAAAACTTGCCAGGCAGTACAGCCGGTATTATCTGCGCCAGACTTTATCAATCTTTTTCAGTATACTACTCTCCATGTCACTTCTGGGAGGGATCAGCTCCCTTATATACAGCGGCCGGTCCAGCAGCAGGGAGAAGGCCAGGGAAACGGAGGGAGACTGGCATTATTATGTAGATGCGGACCAGGAGTTGAGGGATGAGATTGACAGACATCCCAAAGAGAAAGGATATGAACTGAAACGTATAGGACATATGGAAACCAAGGCTGTGATAGGGGAACCGTATGTGATCTCTCTGATCTACGGGGACAGGAACTATATGGACATCATGGGCCGGACACTGGAGGAGGGGGAATATCCCGGGAGGCAGGATGAGATTGCCCTGGATACCTATACTATCCGTAACTTACAGGTTGAAAAAAAGCTGGGGACCCAGGTTACATTGGGTGAAAAGACATACACCCTTTGCGGGATCGTGAAAAGCCGTCCGGCAAACAGCGGGGAAGAGATGATGGCTTTTGTCAGTGAAGACACACCGAGTGAAGCGGAGGGGACCCGGCTCTATCTGCGCTTTGACGAAGAGAAAAAAGTATATAAGCAATTGGAAGCCCTGATGGATCATTTTAAGATTCCGTCAGAAAAATTAAAAAGAAATAATGGGCTGACTGCCTATGTAGAAGGGACCATACCCATGGCATTTGCCTATATCATCAAGACAGGGCTTAGTCTTCCGGAGGGAAAATTCACTTATATCTTGTCCTCGATCTTGAGAGATAATCCGGGTAAAAACGGAAATGTCATATCCGTTGTGCTGATACTGTTCAGTCTCTTTATTATTTACAGTATATACCGTATTTCCCTGCAAAAAAGGATCTCCCAGTATGGTGTGTTAAATGTGCTGGGGATTGGGGGCATACGTCTTTTTCAGATGATGTTTCTGGAACTGTGGGGGATTTTTCTGATAGGCTATCCCGCGGGCAGTCTGTTGGGAAACTTGGCAGCCAAGGCTTTATACAGCCGTTTTTCCAGGGTGTTTACCGGTGAGGGTACGGTTCCCGGCAGCTTTATGACAGATATGGATTCCCTTGTAAAAAATTTTGTGGCCCTGTCCGTATTACTGGTTCTGGTCAGTATAACACTCTGCAGGAAACTGGTTAAAATGAACCTCATGGAAATACTCCGAAAGAATCCGGCAAGAAAGAGAAGCCGGAAAATATACAGCCTTAAGACAGAAAATATGCCGGAAGTCCTTACCGAAAAATTTATGCTTGAAAGAAAAGGCGTTTTTGTAGGGATTTTATTCTCACTGTCTCTTGGGGGGATCATATTTCTGGGAACCTCCTATATGACCGCTAACACAAAGGCGAATAATACTTTGACAATGAAAGCAGATGACGGTCTGGGGTCAGATATGCTCTTGTATGAGGAATCCAATGATCTGTCAATGGTGATCCCGGAAGATACTGCGGACAGGCTGAAAAAAATCCGGGGAATCACAAAAGTGCTTCCTACAAGTTATCTGCTGGGTGAAATACCTGTTAAGAGGCAGGATTTTAAATGGCTTACCTATTACCCGGAAATCGGTGTTAAATATGAGCCGGAATGTGCGGAACGTATCAATCAGAGGAATATGGAGCTGTATGGAGGCAGGGCAGTGGAGGATGCGAACGGCGATTTTCGCCTGAAAACCAACGTGTATGGGTATGAACCGGAAATGATCAGGAAACTTTCAGATTACCTGCTGGAGGGAACGATTGACCCGGAGGCTTTGGAGAAAGAAAACGCAGTGATACTTCAGACCATTATGGACGGACAGGGAAATTATGACGGACTGAAGATACGCCCGGGGGATACCATCACTTTAAAAGTACCAAAGGATCAGGAGGTTCCCGAAGAAGTATATAAGTTTCAGTCCGGGGAGGAGTGGTACCGGGAGAAAGAGTTCAAGGTAGCCGCACTTGTGAACCGGACAATGGCAAAAACAGATTTTTATATAGGAGAGGGCCCCGATAGTCCGAGTCTTATATTTACAAACAAGCAGATGAAAGATAATTTTGGCGTGCGGGGATATCAGATCATCGGTATGGATAAAGCCTCTGCTTCAAGATCTTACGGGGTGGAGAAGCAGGTCAGGGAAGCTGTGTCAAGTGTTCCGCGCTGTGTTCTGAAGGACTACACTGCGGATATTGCCAGAGAGAATACCTTTTTGAAGCAGAAAATGTTATTTTTCTACGGTGTGGGTGTAATCCTTCTGATCATCAGTGTTCTGCATATTATGAACAGTATCAGCTCCATGGTGCTGTCCAGGCGGCACGAATTTGGCATTCTGCGTGCCATGGGTATCAGTGACAGGGGATACATGTGGATGATGCTCAAAGAGGCCCTGCGGTATGGAATCTATGCAAGCCTGGTGATGGGAGCAGGATATGTGCTGGTGAGACGATTTCTGCTCTATCTGATGCAGAAGGTTTACCTTTTTGTCCTGCCAAAGGAAGAGGTATCCGTGTGGCTTATTTTGGGGCTGACAGCGGTGAATGTCCTGCTTAGTATGGCGGCAGTGGCCATGCCCGTCAGAGCAGTCTTGAAAGACTCTGTTGTGGAGGAGATCAGGCGTTGA